In one window of Festucalex cinctus isolate MCC-2025b chromosome 14, RoL_Fcin_1.0, whole genome shotgun sequence DNA:
- the nanp gene encoding N-acylneuraminate-9-phosphatase, with protein MDSNNIKAILFDLDNTLIETYQAGELAMQKTHELLKTSLAVDDDTIINICDKFMEKLLHQTFDPAAGRTIDEVRVRLWEDSIKESVDSCSTPSLAAQCYYMWKNSRLELLKLSPEISNLLKQLRRKYKLLLLTNGIAQTQWEKVKAAGCEGFFDRIVVGGDYAEQKPYPSIFNVCFDLLQVEPQDCIMVGDSLETDIQGGFNAQVRATVWINGAGDALPVGSVTPDYTLSTVLDLEDILAQLN; from the exons ATGGACAGTAATAACATAAAGGCTATATTATTTGACTTGGACAACACGCTCATCGAAACATACCAGGCTGGTGAATTGGCGATGCAAAAG ACCCATGAACTTTTGAAGACCTCACTTGCTGTTGATGATGACACCATCATCAACATTTGCGACAAGTTCATGGAAAAACTTCTGCATCAGACGTTTGACCCGGCAGCTGGCAGAACCATCGATGAAGTCcgagtacgtctttgggaagaCAGCATTAAGGAAAGTGTGGACAGTTGTTCAACACCCTCCCTGGCAGCTCAGTGCTATTACATGTGGAAAAATAGTCGACTGGAGCTGCTGAAGCTGTCCCCTGAGATATCCAATCTTCTGAAACAACTTCGGAGGAAATACAAGCTTCTGCTCCTGACCAACGgcattgctcaaacacaatggGAGAAAGTGAAGGCTGCCGGGTGTGAAGGTTTTTTTGATAGGATTGTGGTCGGGGGAGATTATGCTGAGCAGAAACCTTACCCTTCCATCTTCAACGTGTGTTTTGACCTGCTCCAGGTGGAACCCCAGGACTGCATAATGGTTGGAGACTCACTGGAAACTGACATCCAGGGAGGGTTCAATGCACAAGTACGTGCTACAGTTTGGATAAACGGTGCAGGTGATGCATTGCCTGTTGGTTCAGTAACACCTGACTATACACTTTCAACTGTATTGGACCTGGAAGACATTTTAGCACAACTAAATTAG
- the LOC144001748 gene encoding homeodomain-interacting protein kinase 1-like has translation MAMGVNSNTLHSPSETEEKKKSVPFEELQSVVLSSKTSSYLFKDLIGEGSFGIVARCENLDTSQIVALKVLKTKTNAVSNKEIKMLEIVSVLDPVKKSIVKFIENFDHEGYTCLAFEMLEMSLFDFVIKKRKKPLSVSEIRPIAHQLLTAFEALKGIQIIHADLKPDNIMLVNHSCEPLRVKLIDFGCSLQTSAVTLGMTIQPMGYRAPEVTLGLPISEQVDMWGLGCALTFLHIGQHLFATNCEYQMMRTIIQIQGQPADSLLVAGKYSQKFFSHLNFEKWKLKTPNEYKLSTGEETKTWKIRLKSLDALRTKRGLHTVVHKWIRHLCVDTQQSQEDKKKVISEFEDQNEFVSFLKRLLNIQAERRIAPEEALKHRYVSMAHLVHESDTSSYVDNAFDQMLVCPIEGFDEELISDSEDEDRSSYKFILHSTCSPDAAADTGHWSDSDLSNKTSADDGQTDQDVLEPMHNVNQVFVCSGCGILFRK, from the exons atggcaatgggCGTAAACTCAAATACTCTGCACTCACCAAGTGAAACTG aggagaagaaaaaaagtgtaccATTTGAAGAATTACAATCTGTCGTCCTGAGTAGTAAAACAAGTTCCTACCTGTTTAAAGACTTAATTGGTGAAGGAAGCTTTGGTATAGTTGCCCGGTGTGAAAACTTGGACACGTCACAGATCGTAGCCCTCAAAGTCCTTAAAACCAAGACAAATGCGGTGTCCAATAAGGAG ATCAAAATGCTTGAGATTGTAAGTGTTTTGGATCCAGTAAAAAAGAGCATTGTGAAGTTTATCGAAAACTTTGACCATGAAGGGTATACATGTTTGGCTTTTGAAATGTTAGAAATGAGCCTTTTCGATTTTGTTATCAAGAAACGTAAGAAGCCATTGTCCGTCAGTGAGATCCGGCCGATTGCGCATCAG TTGCTTACGGCCTTTGAGGCGCTTAAAGGTATCCAAATCATTCACGCGGACCTGAAACCTGACAACATCATGCTGGTAAACCATTCATGTGAGCCACTCAGGGTTAAATTAATAGATTTCGGCTGCTCCCTCCAGACGTCTGCAGTAACCCTTGGAATGACCATCCAGCCTATGGGGTACAG AGCACCCGAGGTCACCCTTGGCCTTCCAATCTCTGAGCAAGTGGACATGTGGGGACTTGGCTGTGCGCTCACTTTCTTGCACATTGGCCAACACCTTTTTGCAACAAACTGCGAGTACCAGATG ATGAGAACCATCATACAAATACAAGGGCAGCCAGCCGACTCGCTCCTCGTAGCAGGCAAATACAGCCAGAAGTTTTTTAGCCATTTAAACTTTGAAAAGTGGAAGCTAAAG aCTCCAAATGAATATAAGCTTTCGACCGGAGAAGAGACGAAAACATGGAAGATACGACTAAAGTCTCTGGATGCCCTTAGAACT AAAAGAGGTCTTCATACTGTAGTCCATAAGTGGATCAGACATCTTTGTGTTGACACCCAGCAGAGCCAAGAGGATAAAAAAAAGGTGATCAGTGAATTTGAAGATCAGAATGAATTTGTTAGCTTTCTAAAAAGACTTCTAAacattcaagctgagagaagaaTCGCTCCAGAGGAGGCTCTCAAGCATCGTTATGTCTCGATGGCTCATCTGGTTCATGAGAGTGACACAAGCTCTTA TGTGGACAACGCCTTTGATCAGATGCTGGTGTGCCCTATTGAAGGATTTGATGAGGAGCTCATTTCAGACAGTGAGGATGAGGACAGATCTTCCTACAAGTTCATTTTACACTCAACATGCTCCCCTGATGCAGCAGCAGACACGGGACATTGGAGTGATAGTGACTTATCTAACAAAACATCAGCAGATGATGGACAAACTGACCAGGATGTACTTGAGCCAATGCACAACGTTAACCAAGTTTTTGTGTGCAGTGGTTGTGGAATCCTGTTTAGAAAGTAA